A single Musa acuminata AAA Group cultivar baxijiao chromosome BXJ2-1, Cavendish_Baxijiao_AAA, whole genome shotgun sequence DNA region contains:
- the LOC135598243 gene encoding cell division cycle 20.2, cofactor of APC complex-like — protein sequence MSSSRSRRVEYDRFIPFRSAMDMDYARFALTRPSRPQRDGSRESPSSVAYQKLLDDCILKNRSRILAFKTAPEAPASKLPEFDEPIRPQRKQQRRIPKEPERVLVIHGLLDDNVLNLLDWGSNNVLAIGLEDAAYLWDAANESTKLLQPVEDRGPITCIRWSPDCAVLAVAFGNSDLALIDPATGHVVDGMEDENQTPVLSLAWRSNSTVGRFDGTVVDYDFRKDDMFIYFYYGHRRGVCSLKWSVLSGRYLVSGGQDKLVHIWDACMPVSRHHPRQHQWLHRISSHTSIVKAVD from the coding sequence atgtcttcttcgcgttcTAGGCGTGTGGAGTACGACCGCTTCATCCCGTTCCGGTCGGCGATGGACATGGACTACGCACGCTTTGCCCTAACCAGGCCTTCGAGACCGCAGCGTGATGGTTCGAGGGAATCCCCATCGAGCGTGGCGTACCAAAAGCTTCTTGATGACTGCATTTTGAAGAACAGGTCTCGTATCCTCGCTTTCAAGACTGCACCTGAAGCGCCGGCCAGCAAGCTGCCCGAGTTTGACGAGCCCATTCGGCCGCAGAGGAAGCAGCAGAGGCGAATCCCTAAAGAACCAGAGAGGGTATTGGTAATCCACGGCTtgttggatgataatgttttgaatctcctcgactggggaagcaataatgtgttggcGATTGGCCTTGAGGACGCAGCGTATCTCTGGGACGCTGCAAACGAGTCGACTAAGCTTCTACAACCCGTAGAAGACAGAGGACCTATCACTTGCATCCGCTGGTCGCCAGACTGTGCAGTTCTTGCTGTCGCATTTGGCAATTCAGATTTAGCCCTGATTGATCCAGCAACAGGACATGTCGTGGATGGGATGGAAGATGAGAACCAGACCCCTGTGTTGTCACTTGCGTGGAGAAGTAATTCAACGGTCGGAAGATTTGATGGCACTGTTGTTGATTATGACTTTAGAAAGGATGACATGTTCATCTATTTCTATTATGGGCATCGGCGTGGagtttgtagtcttaaatggtccGTGTTGTCAGGACGGTATTTGGTGAGTGGAGGACAGGACAAACTAGTGCACATATGGGATGCCTGCATGCCTGTCTCACGTCACCATCCACGTCAACATCAATGGCTTCACAGGATCAGCAGCCACACTTCCATTGTGAAGGCCGTTGACTAG